A window of the Mus pahari chromosome 1, PAHARI_EIJ_v1.1, whole genome shotgun sequence genome harbors these coding sequences:
- the LOC110318349 gene encoding kallikrein-1-like, with the protein MENEPSAQHRLVSKGIPHPDYNMSLMMDHIPQPEDDYSNDLMLLRLSKPADITDVVKPIDLPTEEPKLGSTCLASGWGSITPNKFQYPDDLQCVNLELLPNEDCAKAHTEKVTDTMLCAGNMDGGKDTCAGDSGGPLICDGVLQGITSWGHTPCSEPDMPGVYTKLIKFTSWIKDTMEKNP; encoded by the exons ATGGAGAATGAACCCTCTGCCCAACACCGGCTTGTCAGCAAAGGCATCCCTCACCCTGACTACAACATGAGCCTCATGATGGACCACATCCCACAACCTGAGGATGACTACAGCAATGACCTGATGCTGCTCCGCCTCAGCAAGCCTGCTGACATCACAGATGTTGTGAAGCCCATCGACCTGCCCACTGAGGAGCCCAAGCTGGGGAGCACATGCCTTGCCTCAGGCTGGGGCAGCATTACACCCAACAAAT TCCAATACCCAGATGACCTCCAGTGTGTGAACCTAGAGCTCCTGCCTAATGAGGACTGTGCCAAAGCCCACACAGAGAAGGTGACAGATACCATGCTGTGTGCAGGGAACATGGACGGAGGCAAAGACACTTGTGCG GGAGACTCAGGAGGCCCACTGATCTGTGATGGTGTTCTCCAAGGTATCACATCATGGGGCCATACCCCATGCAGTGAACCTGATATGCCAGGCGTCTACACCAAACTTATTAAGTTCAcctcctggataaaagacactaTGGAAAAAAACCCCTGA